Proteins co-encoded in one Ziziphus jujuba cultivar Dongzao chromosome 9, ASM3175591v1 genomic window:
- the LOC107426470 gene encoding RPM1 interacting protein 13 isoform X1 yields MDPGRIVFDISSDEEQDRSEPRSDDYSWISELLGDVDEETDEESDEVVVVGEVNPKPRSKSSRQTLKDVDDDCVVLDGDPDKPVEAAEDSTGGSDELLIVAEKGQIACRDFPHSRHLCASFPFSTTPHEKHCNQCHCYVCDSLAPCLNWGTGISSMDHCHATDKEKRWNIQRSNLKSGKNAAFSTSKISDTSLSITLPQVNPVAPPNIICLSPSPTQQNQVSRPAALRACTSSNFSVPNIISQVRSQQPGFIMNKNRVHPRVISRQIPSVGPRNNNIRRSKFHQMGNFDPQIAPSHNTLFKRSRHFGVSLPMSQSMYSSSNKDGCANPLQYARNPTTMAMSNGTNTFRWEDVSSSTNQSSSQPNLANAVGNTLPSQTQIYSQPVPLSNHSQDFYPNGNQIQNHEQSVCQYGNLSETASQNFGLESNQIASATDMSFPDYNYGWVNNTSLGNQQGHVEQSQVQNTEPVYDTSVVKESNPEFTQSNNLSSVTFDFENWLMDQSAPGSSDGSWPSQLNMLSPEPPVDAGMLLFDFETSWNGLAHV; encoded by the exons ATGGATCCGGGGCGTATAGTATTTGATATTAGCTCCGATGAAGAGCAGGATCGGAGCGAGCCCAGGTCGGACGATTACAGTTGGATATCGGAGCTTCTCGGCGACGTTGATGAAGAGACGGACGAGGAGTCCGATGAGGTCGTGGTTGTGGGTGAGGTCAACCCGAAGCCAAGGTCAAAGTCTTCGAGGCAGACACTGAAAGATGTGGACGATGATTGTGTGGTTTTGGATGGTGACCCAGATAAACCTGTTGAGGCGGCGGAAGATTCGACCGGTGGTTCGGACGAGTTGCTTATCGTTGCTGAGAAGGGTCAG ATTGCATGCAGAGACTTCCCTCATTCCCGTCATCTTTGTGCTAGTTTTCCTTTCAGTACTACCCCACATGAGAAGCACTGCAACCAG TGTCACTGTTATGTTTGTGACTCGCTTGCACCATGTTTAAATTGGGGTACTGGCATCTCCAGTATGGACCATTGTCATGCTACTGATAAAGAGAAGAGATGGAATATTCAGAGAAGTAACTTGAAGTCGGGGAAAAATGCAGCATTTTCAACTTCAAAAATTTCAGATACTTCTTTATCTATTACTCTACCTCAAGTTAACCCAGTTGCACCACCCAATATTATTTGTTTGTCACCTAGCCCAACACAGCAGAATCAAGTGTCTAGGCCTGCCGCTCTCCGTGCTTGCACCTCATCCAACTTTTCCGTCCCAAATATCATAAGCCAAGTTAGAAGCCAACAACCAGGGTTTATTATGAATAAGAACAGAGTCCATCCTCGCGTGATTTCTCGACAGATTCCAAGTGTTGGTCCTCGGAATAATAACATCCGGAGAAGCAAATTTCATCAGATGGGTAATTTTGATCCCCAAATTGCCCCTTCCCATAATACATTGTTTAAGAGGTCACGACATTTTGGGGTTTCCTTGCCAATGAGTCAATCCATGTACAGCTCATCGAACAAGGATGGTTGTGCCAATCCTTTGCAATATGCTAGAAATCCCACTACGATGGCAATGTCAAATGGCACGAATACCTTCAGGTGGGAGGATGTTAGCTCCAGCACAAACCAAAGCTCCTCGCAACCCAACTTGGCCAACGCAGTGGGGAACACTCTGCCTTCCCAAACCCAAATATATAGTCAGCCTGTTCCATTATCAAATCATAGCCAGGATTTCTATCCAAATGGGAATCAAATACAAAATCATGAACAAAGTGTCTGTCAGTATGGAAATCTGAGTGAAACTGCCAGCCAAAATTTCGGTCTAGAAAGCAATCAAATTGCAAGTGCCACAGATATGAGTTTTCCAGATTATAACTATGGTTGGGTGAACAATACCAGTCTAGGCAATCAACAAGGTCATGTTGAACAATCTCAAGTTCAAAATACAGAGCCTGTTTATGATACATCTGTTGTTAAAGAGTCTAATCCCGAGTTTACTCAGAGCAATAATCTTAGCTCAGTGACCTTCGACTTTGAGAACTGGTTAATGGACCAGTCTGCCCCCGGAAGTTCAGATGGTTCTTGGCCATCTCAACTAAATATGTTATCTCCTGAACCTCCTGTAGATGCAGGTatgcttttatttgattttgaaacCTCCTGGAATGGGCTTGCTCATGTGTAG
- the LOC107426445 gene encoding B3 domain-containing transcription factor VRN1 yields MTPKRRNGGGNINVWPSRHNHHMCGPSSSKRKPKPHFFKMIIQSTIDNKKLKIPKVFVKIYGKELASSVATVSLPDGRTWKLGLERANGRTSFVVGWQRFVDHYSIRSGYCLLFRYDGFSKFHVYILDNRSIEIYYPYNAQSATFDDDSEDHEVEPTYDDDDDDDDEDGAAADDDDSDVDDDFEPNTHFSSKRMIHINGSLVQQGRKRTIMSPGDGGLSATDEGQMLFTSRNFSQIKITKESTRRAIQAATERKLKNPSFMVVMEQNNTERHNCPNVPAEFVKKYMMNSSEYINLGIPRRKKQWHVRCTPIHKNRWAMKLSKGWGAFKRDNKLKKDDVCVFELMKKNDILLKVSIYRAAEYAHRGI; encoded by the exons ATGACTCCTAAGCGAAGGAATGGCGGAGGAAATATAAATGTATGGCCAAGCAGACACAACCATCATATGTGTGGACCTAGTTCTTCCAAGAGAAAGCCAAAACCACATTTTTTCAAGATGATCATTCAATCCACTATTGACAACAAAAAACTT aaaatcccaaaagtaTTTGTGAAGATTTATGGCAAGGAACTGGCTTCATCAGTTGCTACCGTCTCTCTTCCAGATGGTCGCACTTGGAAACTGGGTTTGGAGAGAGCTAATGGAAGAACTTCATTTGTAGTTGGGTGGCAGAGATTTGTGGATCATTACTCTATCCGTTCTGGATATTGTTTACTATTTAGATATGATGGATTTTCAAAATTCCATGTCTATATACTTGATAATAGAAGCATTGAGATATATTACCCGTACAATGCTCAAAGCGCTACTTTTGATGATGATTCTGAAGATCATGAGGTGGAACCTACatatgatgacgatgatgatgatgatgacgaggACGGTGCTGCTGCTGATGATGACGACAGCGACGTCGATGATGATTTTGAACCCAACACACACTTCTCATCTAAAAGAATGATACACATCAATGGATCTTTAGTTCAACAGGGTAGAAAAAGGACGATTATGTCCCCAGGTGATGGTGGTTTGTCAGCTACAGATGAGGGACAAATGTTGTTTACTAGTAGAAATTTCTCCCAAATTAAGATTACCAAGGAAAGTACCCGGAGAGCAATTCAAGCTGCTACAGAACGCAAGCTTAAAAATCCTTCTTTCATGGTTGTCATGGAGCAAAATAATACAGAACGCCATAACTGTCCG AATGTGCCAGCAGAGTTTGTTAAGAAGTACATGATGAACAGCTCAGAATATATAAACCTTGGGATTCCTAGAAGAAAAAAGCAGTGGCATGTGAGGTGTACTCCAATACACAAAAATAGATGGGCTATGAAATTGAGCAAAGGATGGGGTGCATTTAAGAGGGACAACAAGTTGAAGAAAGATGATGTCTGTGTGTTTGAACTTATGAAGAAGAATGATATTTTGCTGAAAGTTTCAATATACCGTGCTGCTGAATATGCACATCGAGGGATATAA
- the LOC132805394 gene encoding uncharacterized protein LOC132805394: MAPKRNLRSQLKKGVKKMQTKRRGGSISAPNSKRRRTTRQQSKAEKETTELPGHVPLSSSSSEMSSIKGRYPIWEASRSTYSCDSTLRSYVRGKSPKLSVP; encoded by the exons atggcaccaaaaagGAATTTGCGATCTCAATtgaagaagggagttaagaagatGCAAACTAAGAGACGCGGTGGCAGCATATCAGCACCCAACTCTAAGCGTCGACGAACTACTAGGCAACAATCCAAAGCTGAGAAAGAAACCACCGAACTTCCAGGGCACGTTCCACTCTCCTCTTCCTCATCtgagatg tcatccatcaaaggccgttatcccatatgggagGCATCTcgaagcacatattcatgtgattcgACACTTCgtagctatgtgcgtgggaagtcacccaaacttAGCGTGCCGTAG
- the LOC107426470 gene encoding RPM1 interacting protein 13 isoform X2 — translation MWTMIVWFWMVTQINLLRRRKIRPVVRTSCLSLLRRVRYIACRDFPHSRHLCASFPFSTTPHEKHCNQCHCYVCDSLAPCLNWGTGISSMDHCHATDKEKRWNIQRSNLKSGKNAAFSTSKISDTSLSITLPQVNPVAPPNIICLSPSPTQQNQVSRPAALRACTSSNFSVPNIISQVRSQQPGFIMNKNRVHPRVISRQIPSVGPRNNNIRRSKFHQMGNFDPQIAPSHNTLFKRSRHFGVSLPMSQSMYSSSNKDGCANPLQYARNPTTMAMSNGTNTFRWEDVSSSTNQSSSQPNLANAVGNTLPSQTQIYSQPVPLSNHSQDFYPNGNQIQNHEQSVCQYGNLSETASQNFGLESNQIASATDMSFPDYNYGWVNNTSLGNQQGHVEQSQVQNTEPVYDTSVVKESNPEFTQSNNLSSVTFDFENWLMDQSAPGSSDGSWPSQLNMLSPEPPVDAGMLLFDFETSWNGLAHV, via the exons ATGTGGACGATGATTGTGTGGTTTTGGATGGTGACCCAGATAAACCTGTTGAGGCGGCGGAAGATTCGACCGGTGGTTCGGACGAGTTGCTTATCGTTGCTGAGAAGGGTCAGGTAT ATTGCATGCAGAGACTTCCCTCATTCCCGTCATCTTTGTGCTAGTTTTCCTTTCAGTACTACCCCACATGAGAAGCACTGCAACCAG TGTCACTGTTATGTTTGTGACTCGCTTGCACCATGTTTAAATTGGGGTACTGGCATCTCCAGTATGGACCATTGTCATGCTACTGATAAAGAGAAGAGATGGAATATTCAGAGAAGTAACTTGAAGTCGGGGAAAAATGCAGCATTTTCAACTTCAAAAATTTCAGATACTTCTTTATCTATTACTCTACCTCAAGTTAACCCAGTTGCACCACCCAATATTATTTGTTTGTCACCTAGCCCAACACAGCAGAATCAAGTGTCTAGGCCTGCCGCTCTCCGTGCTTGCACCTCATCCAACTTTTCCGTCCCAAATATCATAAGCCAAGTTAGAAGCCAACAACCAGGGTTTATTATGAATAAGAACAGAGTCCATCCTCGCGTGATTTCTCGACAGATTCCAAGTGTTGGTCCTCGGAATAATAACATCCGGAGAAGCAAATTTCATCAGATGGGTAATTTTGATCCCCAAATTGCCCCTTCCCATAATACATTGTTTAAGAGGTCACGACATTTTGGGGTTTCCTTGCCAATGAGTCAATCCATGTACAGCTCATCGAACAAGGATGGTTGTGCCAATCCTTTGCAATATGCTAGAAATCCCACTACGATGGCAATGTCAAATGGCACGAATACCTTCAGGTGGGAGGATGTTAGCTCCAGCACAAACCAAAGCTCCTCGCAACCCAACTTGGCCAACGCAGTGGGGAACACTCTGCCTTCCCAAACCCAAATATATAGTCAGCCTGTTCCATTATCAAATCATAGCCAGGATTTCTATCCAAATGGGAATCAAATACAAAATCATGAACAAAGTGTCTGTCAGTATGGAAATCTGAGTGAAACTGCCAGCCAAAATTTCGGTCTAGAAAGCAATCAAATTGCAAGTGCCACAGATATGAGTTTTCCAGATTATAACTATGGTTGGGTGAACAATACCAGTCTAGGCAATCAACAAGGTCATGTTGAACAATCTCAAGTTCAAAATACAGAGCCTGTTTATGATACATCTGTTGTTAAAGAGTCTAATCCCGAGTTTACTCAGAGCAATAATCTTAGCTCAGTGACCTTCGACTTTGAGAACTGGTTAATGGACCAGTCTGCCCCCGGAAGTTCAGATGGTTCTTGGCCATCTCAACTAAATATGTTATCTCCTGAACCTCCTGTAGATGCAGGTatgcttttatttgattttgaaacCTCCTGGAATGGGCTTGCTCATGTGTAG